In Edaphobacter aggregans, the sequence AACATGTACGGCAAGCTAGTCAAAGGCGTAAAGCGCACCACCTATCTCATCGGCCCTGATCAGCGCCTCATCCACATCTTCGAAGATGTCACCCCCAAAGGCCACGCCGAAGAAGTCCTCGCCCTCCTAAAATCCCACAAATAACCATCAACTCAAATCTGTCATCTCGACCGAAGGTGCTCACAGCCTCATCGTGAGCACCGCAGCGGAGAAACCCGCTTCTCTACCGATACCGCCTCCTCGCCAAATTCAGCCGTTGCTTTTACCGTTGCAGTTGTTTTTGCCGTTGTTTGTTTTTGCTTGTCATTCTGAGCGAAGCGAAGAACCCCCGCATTTCGCTCTTGCTGTTGACGTTGCACTTGCATTTGTTCTTTTGTTGTCATCCCGTAGGGATCTGCTTCTATCTCTGCCCTTGCTTATTTCCTTCCACCACCAACAAGAAACATCATCATCTCCGAAAATCAACATCCAACATCATGAACACCAGGGAGACGCACCCCATGCAACGACTCCTAACCACCCTCTTAACCATGACACTGTTAACCCTCCCAGCCACAGCCCAAAAAGACGTCCCCTCCGCCGAGCAAACCCTCCTCCAACTCCTCAACCAACACCGCACCGAAGCCAACCTCACCCCTCTCACCACCGACCCCACACTCCAACAAGCCGCCCGGGCCCACGCCCTCCGCATGTCGCAAGAAAAAGGTGACGGCCAGCACCAATACCCCGGCGAACCCGACCTTCCAACCCGCGTCGCCCAGGCCGGAGGCCACTACACCATGGTCTCCGAAAACATCGCCGCCGGTTCCTTCCGCGTCCCCGACCTCGACCGCGCCTGGATGAAGTCCGAGGGCCACCGCGCCAACATCCTCAACCCCCACGCCACCGTCATCGGCATCGCCGTCATCGACAACAACGGCACCCTCTACGCCGTCGAAGACTTCGCCCAAACCCTCCCCACCCTCTCCCGCGAAGACGTCGAAGCCAAAGTCCGCCAACTTCTCAGCGATCACGGCATCAAGCCCGCCGAAATCCCCGGCATCGCCGAAGACGCCCGCGCCGCCTGCGTCTCCCACGGCAACTCCGCTCCCAACGCCACCGCCGTCATTCAGTGGCAAGACCCCGACTTCACCAAAATCCCCGACAACCTCCTCCAGCAGTTACCCCACAACCGCGAGTACACCAGCGCAGTCGGCGCCTGCCCAGTCAAACCGGACTCCACCACCTACCGAGTCGCCATCCTGCTCTACTAGGGCGTACGGCATCCTGAGCGGAGTCTATGGCGGTTTTATGGCCATAGGCATAATCGAAGGGCCTGTAGTTTGCACATAGGGCCTCAAATTTCGAAGAAACGGCAAAAACCAATCCGCGTTATGTCGATCATCTAAGAACTACTGAACCACCCAAAACCCCTGTCAAGCCCCAAATCGCCAAACCCCGCGCCAATCGCGAACAATCGTGTGGCGATCAATTTCACCCAAACTGATAAACTAGAAGTAGATGAAAAAGAGACCCGGCCAACGCCGGGATTTTCTCTTTAGCCGCAAATACCCGTCAAACCATTTATCTTGAATACTTTACAAACGCAGCCGCTTCAAATTCAGCACTTTAGACTCAAGGTCCAAACGTAAACCTAATAGGTAGAAGACTTTAGACCTACCCACATACCCCGGGGATACCCACGAAAGGAGAGGACGAGCCATGCCATCGACAACCCTGACCGCCGCCGCCGTCCTCACCGCCACCGCAGGCGCCCTCACCTACGCCGCCCTCTCCGCCGAATCCCAAATCTTCGGCCCCACCCTCATCGCCCCAGCCAAACCAAACGAAATCGCCATCACCTACGACGACGGCCCCAACCCCGCCGCCACCCCGCATCTCCTCGAAGTCCTCGCCCGCTACGAAGTCCGAGCCACCTTCTTCTTGATCGGCAACTTCGTCCGCCAATGTCCCGACCTCGTCCGCCAGATCGCCGCCGTCGGCCACCTCATCGGCAACCACACCATGACCCACCCATGGCTGCCCTTCCACTCCGCCGCCCGCATCCGCGAAGAGCTATCCGCCTGCAACAAAAGCCTCGAAGATACCCTCGGAGCCCCCGTCCACTACTTCCGCCCGCCCCACGGAGCCCGCCGCCCTTACGTCCTCCGCACCGCCCGCGAACTAGGCCTCATCCCCGTCCAATGGAACATCATCGCCGGCGACTGGAAGCCCATCGACGCCGCCACCATAGCCTCCCGCGTCACCCATGGCATCACCCGCAACCAGCGCCGTGACCGAGCCTCCAACATCGTCCTCCACGACGGCGGCAGCCTGGCCCTCGACGCCC encodes:
- a CDS encoding CAP domain-containing protein, whose protein sequence is MQRLLTTLLTMTLLTLPATAQKDVPSAEQTLLQLLNQHRTEANLTPLTTDPTLQQAARAHALRMSQEKGDGQHQYPGEPDLPTRVAQAGGHYTMVSENIAAGSFRVPDLDRAWMKSEGHRANILNPHATVIGIAVIDNNGTLYAVEDFAQTLPTLSREDVEAKVRQLLSDHGIKPAEIPGIAEDARAACVSHGNSAPNATAVIQWQDPDFTKIPDNLLQQLPHNREYTSAVGACPVKPDSTTYRVAILLY
- a CDS encoding polysaccharide deacetylase family protein, giving the protein MPSTTLTAAAVLTATAGALTYAALSAESQIFGPTLIAPAKPNEIAITYDDGPNPAATPHLLEVLARYEVRATFFLIGNFVRQCPDLVRQIAAVGHLIGNHTMTHPWLPFHSAARIREELSACNKSLEDTLGAPVHYFRPPHGARRPYVLRTARELGLIPVQWNIIAGDWKPIDAATIASRVTHGITRNQRRDRASNIVLHDGGSLALDAPRTPTVEATNQLLETYKNTAAKFVTIESWAPAEPSHPEAHT